In the genome of Tropicibacter oceani, one region contains:
- a CDS encoding adenosine deaminase, with amino-acid sequence MTFKDREPLGEERLHAIRALPKTELHLHFEGAAPPDFIRGLAKEKHVDISRIFNPDGSYAYRDFVHFLSVYEAATSVLKTPEDYARLCAAVLEESAEQGVIYAETFLSPDFCGGGDVAAWREYLHAIRETAEAAEKTHGITLRGIITCIRHFGPEQAKTAARCAAETKDDWLVGFGMAGDENKGKQRDFAYSFDMAREAGLHLTSHAGEWRGPQEVREAVEDLGVARIGHGVRAIGDLAVVDMLAEREITLEVCPGSNVFLGVFPSLDKHPIDALRDRGVRVTVSTDDPPFFHTTMPDEYENLAKTFRWDEEVFTDINRTAMQAAFCDDATRDAILKRLERP; translated from the coding sequence ATGACCTTCAAAGACCGCGAGCCGCTGGGCGAAGAACGGCTGCATGCCATTCGCGCCCTGCCGAAAACCGAATTGCACCTGCATTTCGAAGGCGCCGCCCCGCCCGACTTCATCCGCGGGCTGGCCAAGGAAAAACACGTCGACATCAGCCGGATCTTCAATCCCGACGGCAGCTATGCCTACCGCGATTTCGTGCATTTCCTGTCGGTCTACGAGGCCGCGACCAGCGTTCTGAAAACCCCCGAGGATTACGCGCGGCTGTGTGCCGCCGTGCTGGAGGAAAGCGCTGAACAGGGCGTGATCTATGCCGAAACCTTCCTGAGTCCCGATTTTTGTGGCGGCGGGGATGTGGCGGCCTGGCGCGAATACCTGCATGCCATCCGCGAGACCGCCGAGGCCGCCGAAAAGACCCACGGCATCACCCTGCGCGGCATCATCACCTGCATCCGCCACTTTGGCCCCGAACAGGCCAAGACCGCCGCGCGCTGCGCCGCCGAGACCAAGGACGACTGGCTGGTCGGCTTTGGCATGGCGGGGGACGAGAACAAGGGCAAGCAGCGCGACTTTGCCTATAGTTTCGACATGGCGCGCGAGGCGGGGTTGCACCTGACCAGCCACGCGGGCGAATGGCGCGGCCCGCAAGAGGTGCGCGAGGCGGTCGAGGATCTGGGCGTTGCCCGCATCGGTCACGGCGTGCGCGCCATCGGCGATCTGGCGGTGGTCGACATGCTGGCCGAACGCGAGATCACGCTTGAGGTCTGTCCCGGCTCCAACGTCTTTCTGGGGGTTTTTCCCAGTCTGGATAAACACCCGATCGACGCGCTGCGCGACCGGGGCGTCAGGGTGACGGTGTCGACGGATGATCCGCCGTTCTTCCACACGACCATGCCCGATGAATATGAAAACCTTGCCAAGACCTTTCGATGGGACGAAGAGGTGTTCACCGATATCAACCGCACCGCGATGCAGGCTGCCTTTTGCGATGACGCCACCCGCGACGCGATTCTGAAAAGACTGGAGAGGCCATGA
- the upp gene encoding uracil phosphoribosyltransferase, with amino-acid sequence MTDHLTIVDHPLVQHKLTQMRKVDCSTGKFRRLLREISLLLAYEVTRNMDMTTETIDTPLCKMDAPVIAGKKLALVSILRAGNGLLDGILELVPSARVGFVGLYRDEETLQPVEYYNKLPKELGERLTIVVDPMLATGNSSAAAIDLVKQAGAGEIRFLCLLAAPEGVARMKEAHPDVPIVTAALDERLNEKGYIVPGLGDAGDRMFGTR; translated from the coding sequence ATGACCGATCACCTGACCATCGTCGATCACCCGCTGGTGCAACACAAGCTGACGCAGATGCGCAAGGTGGATTGTTCAACCGGCAAGTTCCGCCGCCTGCTGCGTGAAATCAGCCTGCTGCTGGCCTATGAGGTCACGCGCAACATGGACATGACCACCGAAACCATCGACACGCCGCTGTGCAAGATGGATGCCCCGGTGATCGCGGGCAAGAAACTGGCGCTGGTGTCGATCCTGCGCGCGGGCAACGGCCTGCTGGACGGGATCCTTGAACTGGTGCCCTCGGCCCGCGTCGGCTTTGTCGGGCTGTACCGCGACGAGGAAACGCTGCAACCGGTCGAATACTACAACAAGCTGCCCAAGGAGCTGGGGGAACGGCTGACCATCGTGGTCGATCCGATGCTGGCCACGGGCAACAGCTCGGCCGCGGCGATCGACCTGGTAAAGCAGGCCGGCGCCGGCGAGATTCGGTTCCTGTGCCTTCTGGCGGCCCCCGAAGGCGTGGCCCGGATGAAAGAGGCGCATCCCGACGTGCCCATCGTCACCGCCGCGCTGGACGAAAGGCTGAACGAAAAAGGCTATATCGTTCCGGGGCTTGGCGATGCGGGCGATCGGATGTTCGGCACGCGTTAA
- a CDS encoding SPOR domain-containing protein — MGIVSAPAQAQSNIAVVPANFPPASYTGRQFVDNKGCVFVRAGFDGNVTWVPRVTRQRQHICGQTPTFGGTMARAPEPAPSARPVVIGAPDPAPVATAAAPRPGVTAAKPTGSIRVLQGSPDALSAPAAQTAARQPAPQVRRVPASKPVAAQPPRMVRRVPAPTVTAPAPAPRATVRAVPAPRFDNGNSACVNGTRTRQYNGQTLVVRCGPQTAPHVTVIRRGEAPGPGKNVYYNKGWQGSSLAPETRIVPRHVYEQQAENRVAALPEGYRPAWEDDRLNPYRAHQTVAGYRATQQVWTNTVPRILVSQARRHSVKDPVIAYNASGQYRTATVSTKGRVPVVSSRSAPKPAASGARFVEIGVFTTEAKAQAAAARLTAAGLPVRFGSYTKGGQTMRRVMVGPYASAGALNKALAATKSAGYPRAYLH; from the coding sequence ATGGGGATTGTTTCCGCGCCGGCGCAGGCGCAAAGCAATATCGCGGTCGTTCCGGCCAACTTTCCGCCGGCGTCCTATACCGGGCGTCAGTTCGTCGACAACAAGGGCTGCGTCTTTGTCCGGGCGGGCTTTGACGGCAATGTGACCTGGGTGCCGCGCGTCACGCGCCAGCGCCAGCACATCTGCGGTCAGACGCCGACCTTTGGCGGCACCATGGCGCGCGCGCCTGAACCGGCGCCCTCGGCCCGGCCGGTGGTGATCGGTGCCCCCGATCCGGCCCCGGTGGCCACGGCCGCCGCCCCCAGACCGGGCGTGACCGCCGCCAAGCCGACCGGCAGCATCCGTGTCCTGCAAGGGTCGCCCGATGCGCTGTCGGCCCCCGCCGCACAGACCGCCGCGCGCCAGCCCGCGCCTCAGGTCCGCCGCGTTCCGGCGTCGAAACCGGTTGCCGCCCAGCCGCCGCGCATGGTGCGCCGTGTGCCGGCGCCGACCGTGACGGCCCCTGCGCCCGCCCCCCGCGCGACGGTGCGCGCCGTGCCGGCCCCCCGTTTTGACAATGGCAACAGCGCCTGCGTGAACGGCACCCGCACCCGCCAGTACAACGGCCAGACGCTGGTTGTGCGCTGCGGCCCGCAAACCGCGCCGCATGTGACCGTGATCCGCCGCGGCGAAGCGCCCGGACCGGGCAAGAACGTCTATTACAACAAGGGATGGCAGGGCAGTTCGCTTGCGCCGGAAACCCGCATCGTGCCGCGCCATGTCTATGAGCAGCAGGCCGAAAACCGGGTCGCGGCCCTGCCCGAAGGCTATCGCCCCGCCTGGGAGGATGACCGCCTGAACCCGTACCGCGCCCATCAGACCGTGGCGGGTTATCGCGCGACCCAGCAAGTCTGGACCAACACCGTGCCGCGCATCCTGGTGTCGCAGGCGCGCCGCCACAGCGTCAAGGACCCGGTGATCGCCTACAACGCCTCGGGGCAGTATCGCACGGCAACGGTGTCGACCAAGGGCCGCGTGCCGGTCGTGTCCAGCCGGTCGGCGCCCAAGCCTGCCGCATCGGGCGCCCGCTTTGTGGAAATCGGTGTCTTTACCACCGAGGCCAAGGCACAGGCCGCCGCCGCGCGGCTGACCGCCGCCGGCCTGCCGGTGCGCTTTGGCAGCTATACCAAGGGTGGGCAGACGATGCGCCGCGTGATGGTTGGCCCCTATGCCAGCGCGGGCGCGCTGAACAAGGCGTTGGCCGCGACCAAATCGGCGGGCTATCCGCGCGCCTATCTGCACTGA
- a CDS encoding phosphopentomutase, translated as MSRAFLVVLDSVGIGGAPDADQYFNDGLPDTGACTLGHIADACAQGRSDDGRQGPLHLPHMGALGLFHALELGCGTPKAGLCPASPTGRWGAATEVSKGKDTPSGHWELAGLPVPWDWHYFPKTTPAFPQEITDLVCEIAGVDGILGNCHGSGTAMIDVYGEEHLKTGYPICYTSVDSVFQIAAHEETFGLNRLLQLCETLAPHLHKLRLGRVIARPFVGGPGNFIRTPNRHDYAMALPAPVLTNWVQDAGRRVYAVGKIGDIFSMTGIDEVRKGPDEVLMRHLSDLVDEAEDGSLTFANFVEFDSLYGHRRDIAGYARHLEWFDAELGKLLARLRPGDMLLLTADHGNDPSWHGSDHTRERVPVVIAGLGAGSVGQVGFVDVGASIAAHLGVPSQGPGKSFL; from the coding sequence ATGAGCCGCGCCTTTCTGGTGGTGCTGGATTCGGTCGGCATCGGCGGCGCGCCGGACGCCGACCAGTATTTCAACGACGGGTTGCCCGACACCGGGGCCTGTACCCTTGGCCATATCGCCGACGCCTGCGCGCAGGGCCGCTCCGACGACGGCCGGCAAGGCCCGCTGCATCTGCCCCACATGGGGGCCCTGGGTCTGTTTCATGCGCTGGAGCTGGGCTGCGGCACGCCCAAAGCGGGGCTGTGCCCCGCGTCCCCCACCGGTCGGTGGGGTGCCGCGACCGAGGTGTCCAAGGGCAAGGACACGCCCTCGGGGCATTGGGAACTGGCCGGGCTGCCGGTGCCGTGGGATTGGCACTATTTCCCGAAAACCACCCCCGCCTTTCCGCAAGAGATCACCGATCTGGTTTGCGAGATCGCCGGGGTCGACGGCATCCTTGGCAATTGCCATGGCTCGGGCACCGCGATGATCGACGTTTACGGCGAAGAGCATCTGAAAACCGGCTACCCGATCTGTTATACCTCGGTCGACAGCGTCTTTCAGATCGCCGCGCACGAAGAAACCTTTGGGCTGAATCGCCTGTTGCAGCTGTGCGAAACGCTGGCCCCGCATCTGCACAAGCTGCGGCTGGGCCGGGTCATCGCCCGGCCTTTTGTCGGCGGGCCGGGGAATTTCATCCGCACGCCGAACCGGCACGACTATGCCATGGCCTTGCCCGCCCCGGTGCTGACCAACTGGGTGCAGGACGCGGGTCGCCGTGTCTATGCGGTGGGCAAGATCGGCGACATCTTTTCCATGACCGGCATCGACGAGGTGCGCAAAGGCCCGGACGAGGTCTTGATGCGCCATCTGTCGGATCTGGTGGACGAGGCCGAGGATGGCAGCCTGACGTTTGCCAATTTTGTCGAATTCGACAGTCTGTATGGCCATCGCCGCGATATCGCGGGCTATGCGCGGCACCTGGAATGGTTCGACGCCGAACTGGGCAAGCTGCTGGCACGGCTGCGGCCGGGCGACATGCTGCTGCTGACCGCCGATCACGGCAACGATCCCAGTTGGCACGGCTCGGACCACACCCGCGAACGGGTGCCGGTGGTGATCGCGGGGCTGGGTGCAGGCAGTGTCGGACAGGTCGGATTTGTCGATGTGGGCGCCAGCATCGCGGCGCATCTGGGCGTGCCCTCGCAAGGGCCGGGAAAGAGCTTTCTATGA